A window of Actinomadura viridis genomic DNA:
GTCGTACGCGATGATCGACATGATCGCGTCCCAGGTGGCGCATCTGCTGCGCTCGCGCGGAATCGGCGTCGGGGACAAGGTCGCGCTCTCCTGCCCGAACGTCCCCTACTTCCCGATGGTCTACTTCGGGATCCTCAAGGCCGGGGCCGCCGTCGTCCCGCTGAACGTGCTGCTCAAGCCGCGCGAGATCACCTACCACCTGGACGACTCCGACGCCAAGGCGCTGTTCGTCTTCGAGGGCACGCCCGAGCTCCCGCTGGGCGAGATGGGCCGCGCGGGCTTCCAGGGTTCGCCCGCCTGCGAGCACCTGTTCCTGATGACGACCGACCCGGGGGCCACCGAGTCGCCGTACGAGGACGCCGAGCTGTTCTGGCCCGCGCTCGCCGGCCTGCCCGGCACGATCGACGCGGCGCTGACCGGTGCCGACGACACCGCGGTGATCCTCTACACCAGCGGCACCACGGGGCAGCCCAAGGGCGCCGAGCTGTCGCACTCCAACATGCTGATGAACGCGTTCGTCTCGGACGCGATGTTCGAGCGGACCGACCACGACGTGTCGCTGGTGGTCCTGCCGATGTTCCACGCGTTCGGGCAGTCGTGCGTGATGAACGTGGGCTTCCGGCGGCGCTCCACGCTGGTCCTGCAGGCGCGGTTCGAGCCCGCCGAGGCGCTGCGGCTGATGGCGAAGGAGAAGGTGTCGATCTTCGCGGGCGTGCCCACCATGTACTGGGCGCTGCTGTCGGACCAGGGCACGGTGCCGGTGGAGGAGGTCGCGGCGAACCTGCACACCTGCGTGTCCGGCGGCGCCTCGCTGCCGCTGGAGGTCCTCAAGGGCTTCGAGAAGAAGTTCGGGGTCAAGGTGCTGGAGGGCTACGGCCTCTCGGAGACCTCCCCGGTCGCCTCGTTCAACCAGCCCGACCGGCCGACCAAGCCGGGCTCGATCGGCACCCCGATCTGGGGCGTGGACATGAAGCTGATCGACGAGGAGTGGAAGACCGTCGAGGGCGAGGGGCCCGGCGAGATCGCGGTCCGCGGGCACAACATCATGAAGGGGTACTACGGCCGCCCGGAGGCCACCGAGGAGTCGATCAGGGACGGCTGGTTCCGGACCGGTGACATCGCCCGCCGGGACGAGGACGGCTTCTACTACATCATCGACCGCTCCAAGGACATGATCATCCGGGGTGGGTTCAACGTCTACCCGCGCGAGCTCGAAGAGGTGCTCATGACCCACCCGGCGGTCTCGCTGGCCGCCGTGGTGGGCGTCCCGCACGACAGCCACGGCGAGGAGATCAAGGCGTACGTGATCCGGCGGCCGGACGCCACGGTCACCGAGGAGGAGCTGATCGCCTGGGGCAAGGAGAACTTCGCCTCCTACAAGTACCCGCGCATCGTCGAGTTCCGCGACGAGCTGCCGATGACCGCCACCGGCAAGATCCTCAAGCGCGAGCTGCGCTGAGCCGCCCCCGCCGTCCGGACGGCACGGCGGGACGTACGGCGTGGACGTACGGCGGCGAGGTGGAGCGGCGAGGTACGGCGGGCGGGTCCGGCCGGGCACCGGGTGACGGTGCCCTTGGCGGCCCGCCCGTTCCCGTCGAGAGCCCTTCCGTCAGAAGAGGACGTGCTGCTCGGCCATGCCGTAGTGGACGACCCGGGCGTCGGCCAGCAGCTCCAGGTCGCTGGGCCGCCAGGTGTGCCGGGCGGGGTCGGCGTGCCGGATGGTGACGAACGAGTACCGGTCGGCCGCGTACACCCGCACCCCGTCCTCGCGCAGCCGCCGGAACAGGTCGGTGTCCTCGCCCCTGCCCACCTCGGCGAACCGGTAGTCGCGCAGCAGGTCGCCCTCCGCGAGCAGGGCCCCGCCGCGCAGGACGTTCACGTACCGGTGCTCCAGGCCGGGGTGGCGCAGCACCATGGCGTCGATCGAGGCCAGGTGGGTGTAGTGCGCCAGCTTCCCCACCACCGCGGCCTCGGTGTAGGAGAAGGCGGGCAGCAGGTCGGAGACGTAGTGCGGGCCGTAGAGCTCGTCGTCGTCCATCTTGCCGATGTACGCGCCGTCGGCGGCCTCGATGCCGAGGTTGAGGCAGGCGCCGAGGGAGAGGGAGCGGTCGGCGGTCAGCACCACGGCGTCGCCGAGCCCGGCGGCGCGGATCCGCTTCTCCACCTCGGCGGGGTCCAGGTCGAGCCCGTGCAGGACCATGACCAGCTGCAGCGGGCGCCACACCTGCCGGGCCGCGTACTCGACGGCCTGGGCGATCTGCCCGGCGCGGCAGGTCGGCAGCACCAGGGAGACCAGCGGCGGCTCGGTACGCGGCGCGGGCGGCCCGCCGAGCGTCTCCAGGACGGTGTCGATCCGGTGCCGGTAGGTGTGCCCGGCGTGGATCTCGCGGAGCGCCAGGTGCGCCTGCCGGTCGCGCATCTCCGAACCCGCCAGCATCGCCCCCAGCAGCCGGGCGCCGTCCCCGGCGTCGCTCACGGCCGGACCGAACCCGGGCCGTTCCGGCGCCGGCCCCGCCTCGCCGGCTTCGGCCTCGGCGTGGACGAGGGGGATGCCCGCGGCGGCGGCCTCGTAGGCGAGGCGGGGATGCGGGGCGATGAGCACCTTGTAGCGTTTGCGGGCCGTCAGCGCCTTCTCGTGTGGGAGCCGTGGGACGACCCGTTGCCTGTAGAGGGCGGGGAAGCCGGTTCCATAGAAATGCGCGCCGAGCTTTGGTGCCGGGCCCAGCAGCGCCTCCGCCCCAGGGTCGTAGTCCCCTTCGTAAAGGAGCGGGTACCTGCCCTGGTCGGCGTCCCGTACGGGGTGGTGCAGGCGGGGCTGGGCGGCGAACGGCAGGGCCTGGACGCGGTCGTGCCCCAGGGCGTCGCGCAGCGCGGGAACGCGTGTGGCGTCGGCCGTGAAGACGTGGTCGAACAGGGCCGCCTCGGAGACCGCGCCATCGCGGGTCCCGTTCCCCGAGGTCGCGGAGAGCGGCTCGCCGCCCGTTTCCCAGTACGCGGTGGGGATGCCGCGCTCGCGGCACCACCCGACCATGGCGGCCAGGGCGCCGAGGGGCCACCCGGTCCGCCCGGATTCCACGAAGAGCAGGTGGGGCGGTTCCGCTTCGAGGACCTCGCGCCAGTCCTCCGGTCCGAACCCGTCGAGCTGGCGCCACTCGTACCGCAGCGCCGCCGCGATGGGCGGGCTCGCCGCGACCGCCGCGGTGACGCCGGGGCGGGCGACCGGGCCGGCGGGGAAGGCCGCCGCCGGTACGTCGTCGAGCAGCTCGGTGTCGGGCACCCGGATCTCGGGACGCTCCGGCGGGCGCGGGTTCTCCGGAGGAGGTGGCGGGGCGGGCCGGACGCGCCAGGCGGCTCCCAGCCTCCGGTAGGAGGCGGGCGAGAGCGGGCGCCTGCGCAGCGCCGTCAGCGCCCCGCCGAGCCGCCACCAGCGCCGCCGCCGCATGACCTCCGACCGCCATTCGGCCTGGTCGGCGCGGTGCGCCTCGGCGGCCCGGTCACGGTCGGTGTCGCCGAGCCGGCGGGCGGCCTCGGCCAGCGCACGGCGCAGATGGGCGATCTGCCGTTCGCGCTCGTCCCGCTCCCGCTCGGCCTCGGCGAGCCTGAGGAGCAGGGACGTCTCGCCGGCGGTCCCGCCGGCGGCCACGGAGGGCCCGCCCGGGGGCGGCGGCGGGTACGAGGCCGCGAGTGCGGGACCGGACTCGTTCACAGGACACCCCCGGCACCGGGTCAGTGGCGAATGCTCCGATTCGTCCACGCTAGACCCGGCCGGGGCTCCACCCCAGCGATCACCACGCTCCGCCATGCGTTGTTCATCTGAGTTCGCTGGAGTTCATCCGGGTTCATCTGGAAGTCGGGCCGCCGCCGGGCGGGCGCCCGGCGGTGGCCCGATGGCGGCCCGGCGGCGGCCGGGTGGTGACCCGGCGGGCCGGCGACCTCAGAAGGAGTACGGGAGGCGCTTGATCCCGTTGATGAAGTTGG
This region includes:
- a CDS encoding long-chain-fatty-acid--CoA ligase; protein product: MLNLSVLLEDAARKTPDRDAVVFGDMRLSYAMIDMIASQVAHLLRSRGIGVGDKVALSCPNVPYFPMVYFGILKAGAAVVPLNVLLKPREITYHLDDSDAKALFVFEGTPELPLGEMGRAGFQGSPACEHLFLMTTDPGATESPYEDAELFWPALAGLPGTIDAALTGADDTAVILYTSGTTGQPKGAELSHSNMLMNAFVSDAMFERTDHDVSLVVLPMFHAFGQSCVMNVGFRRRSTLVLQARFEPAEALRLMAKEKVSIFAGVPTMYWALLSDQGTVPVEEVAANLHTCVSGGASLPLEVLKGFEKKFGVKVLEGYGLSETSPVASFNQPDRPTKPGSIGTPIWGVDMKLIDEEWKTVEGEGPGEIAVRGHNIMKGYYGRPEATEESIRDGWFRTGDIARRDEDGFYYIIDRSKDMIIRGGFNVYPRELEEVLMTHPAVSLAAVVGVPHDSHGEEIKAYVIRRPDATVTEEELIAWGKENFASYKYPRIVEFRDELPMTATGKILKRELR
- a CDS encoding glycosyltransferase family protein; the protein is MNESGPALAASYPPPPPGGPSVAAGGTAGETSLLLRLAEAERERDERERQIAHLRRALAEAARRLGDTDRDRAAEAHRADQAEWRSEVMRRRRWWRLGGALTALRRRPLSPASYRRLGAAWRVRPAPPPPPENPRPPERPEIRVPDTELLDDVPAAAFPAGPVARPGVTAAVAASPPIAAALRYEWRQLDGFGPEDWREVLEAEPPHLLFVESGRTGWPLGALAAMVGWCRERGIPTAYWETGGEPLSATSGNGTRDGAVSEAALFDHVFTADATRVPALRDALGHDRVQALPFAAQPRLHHPVRDADQGRYPLLYEGDYDPGAEALLGPAPKLGAHFYGTGFPALYRQRVVPRLPHEKALTARKRYKVLIAPHPRLAYEAAAAGIPLVHAEAEAGEAGPAPERPGFGPAVSDAGDGARLLGAMLAGSEMRDRQAHLALREIHAGHTYRHRIDTVLETLGGPPAPRTEPPLVSLVLPTCRAGQIAQAVEYAARQVWRPLQLVMVLHGLDLDPAEVEKRIRAAGLGDAVVLTADRSLSLGACLNLGIEAADGAYIGKMDDDELYGPHYVSDLLPAFSYTEAAVVGKLAHYTHLASIDAMVLRHPGLEHRYVNVLRGGALLAEGDLLRDYRFAEVGRGEDTDLFRRLREDGVRVYAADRYSFVTIRHADPARHTWRPSDLELLADARVVHYGMAEQHVLF